Within Candidatus Eisenbacteria bacterium, the genomic segment AACATCGACCTCCTCGGAACAGACGATCCGCGCGCCGATGCCGAGCTGGTGGCCATCGCCGTCCACTTCTTCCGCGAGGCCGGGCTGGCGGGAGGAGAGGCGATCGTCCAGCTGAACAACCGGCGTCTGATGGACGAGCGACTCGCCGCATCGGGGATCGACGGAGATGCGAAGAAGCTCGCCTACCGCCTGATCGACAAGCGGGAGAAGCTCGATCCCGGCGCGTGGGGCGAGTACGGATCGTCCCTCGGATTCCAGGCCGATCAGATCGCCGGCTTGAACGGGATTCTCGAGAACAAGGACTTGTGGAAGGACTCCGAAGAGCTCACGCAGCTCTTCGACCTCCTCTCGGCCTACGATGCCGCGGACACGGCGATCTACGAGCCGTCCGTCGTCAGGGGCCTCGACTACTACACCGGGACCGTCTTCGAGGCCCGCGATCGGGACGGGGAGTTCCGCGCGATCCTTGGAGGCGGCCGCTACGACAACCTCGTGGCCGACGTCGGCGGCGATCCCGTCCCGGGAGTCGGATTCGCGATGGGAGACGTGGTGATCTCGCTCGTCCTCGGCAAGTACGGCCGCCTGCCGTCTCCGCGTCCCGCCCCCGCGCGGGTCCTGGTCACCGTCTTCTCCCCCGAGATGGCGG encodes:
- a CDS encoding histidine--tRNA ligase, producing MKRAPIQPVKGTRDFYPEAMAQRVWLYERIRAVARRFGYQEYEGPILEPIALYAAKSGDELVKDQAFVLTDRGGEELAMRPELTPTLARMVAQRQAQLPRPIRWWSFGPFWRYERPQKGRTREFFQWNIDLLGTDDPRADAELVAIAVHFFREAGLAGGEAIVQLNNRRLMDERLAASGIDGDAKKLAYRLIDKREKLDPGAWGEYGSSLGFQADQIAGLNGILENKDLWKDSEELTQLFDLLSAYDAADTAIYEPSVVRGLDYYTGTVFEARDRDGEFRAILGGGRYDNLVADVGGDPVPGVGFAMGDVVISLVLGKYGRLPSPRPAPARVLVTVFSPEMAGDSIRLAMRLRASGIDTEVYPEPAKMAKQVRYADQIGIPYAIVLGPDEKAGGVVALKELATGEQVVATIDEAAERMR